One part of the Spiribacter salinus M19-40 genome encodes these proteins:
- a CDS encoding MucB/RseB C-terminal domain-containing protein: MVATSNGVVVRLACAVGLMAWAAAAISQSDSPRSLLERASEARSSYSFVGEFIYQYGGDIESMRIWRAANPETGIRERLESLSGESREILRDNETVTCILPSSESVMVDERRLQRPLDARLPGNPDALQPNYQLEVAGQGRVAGRPTTRLNIDARDDLRYGYRLWFDDETGLLLRAEVVSPLGEVLERVMVLSFELREQIDTDQLASQLPQAGYARMTTNSQAPDDAQSSAGQGLDQWSLNALPEGYALTMNQMQPLPGRDKPVRHLMISDGLASVSLYIESQDQADPIDGSRQMGALNAYGRALDGYQAIAVGEVPAATVERVANALTTN; the protein is encoded by the coding sequence ATGGTAGCGACAAGTAACGGCGTGGTAGTGCGTCTCGCATGTGCTGTCGGGCTCATGGCCTGGGCAGCGGCTGCGATAAGCCAATCCGATAGTCCACGCAGTCTGCTTGAGCGTGCCAGCGAGGCCCGCTCGAGCTACAGCTTTGTCGGCGAGTTCATCTACCAGTACGGCGGTGACATCGAGAGCATGCGTATCTGGCGCGCGGCAAATCCTGAGACAGGGATTCGCGAGCGGCTTGAGTCCCTCTCCGGAGAGTCCCGTGAAATCCTGCGTGACAATGAAACCGTGACCTGCATCCTGCCGAGCAGTGAATCCGTTATGGTCGATGAGCGTCGGCTCCAGCGCCCGCTGGATGCCCGGTTGCCAGGTAATCCTGACGCTTTGCAGCCGAACTATCAGCTCGAAGTCGCAGGGCAGGGCAGAGTGGCAGGCCGCCCGACGACGCGGCTCAACATCGATGCCCGCGACGACCTGCGCTACGGCTATAGGCTCTGGTTTGACGATGAGACGGGCCTGCTGCTGCGTGCCGAGGTGGTCAGCCCGCTCGGCGAGGTGCTCGAGCGGGTCATGGTGCTCAGCTTTGAGCTCCGTGAGCAGATCGACACTGACCAGCTGGCCTCGCAATTACCCCAGGCTGGATACGCTCGGATGACCACCAACAGCCAAGCGCCAGATGACGCGCAGTCGAGTGCAGGACAGGGACTTGATCAATGGTCATTGAACGCATTGCCGGAGGGCTATGCCCTCACGATGAACCAAATGCAGCCGCTGCCTGGCCGAGACAAGCCTGTGCGGCATCTTATGATCAGCGATGGACTGGCGAGCGTCTCCTTGTATATCGAATCGCAGGACCAGGCGGATCCGATTGACGGCTCACGGCAAATGGGTGCGCTCAATGCCTATGGACGGGCGCTGGATGGCTATCAAGCCATCGCGGTAGGCGAGGTGCCGGCCGCTACGGTCGAGCGCGTCGCGAATGCGCTCACCACCAATTAA
- a CDS encoding sigma-E factor negative regulatory protein, translated as MNEKVGEEISAYVDGELGSTETRFLAKRLHSDASARETLARYQTISAVMRGEYASGAEQLGDRVSAALEEESAHEGNQAEARWQRLRPWLQPVAGVAIAASVAAGFLTVWPMLSGVDQGPTTSPEVAMTQVQAVPSEGGLERVASEGTAAGQASALDASDRRRLNAYFVNHSEHAAGGQLGGTLKYARIVGHGSDK; from the coding sequence ATGAACGAAAAGGTGGGTGAAGAGATTTCGGCCTATGTCGACGGCGAGCTCGGCAGCACAGAGACGCGTTTCCTGGCCAAGCGACTGCACTCCGATGCGTCTGCCCGCGAGACGTTGGCGCGTTACCAGACAATCTCCGCGGTCATGCGCGGTGAGTATGCGTCCGGGGCGGAGCAACTCGGTGATCGGGTGAGCGCGGCGCTTGAGGAGGAGTCGGCGCATGAGGGTAATCAAGCCGAAGCGCGCTGGCAGCGCCTTCGGCCCTGGCTCCAGCCTGTGGCTGGCGTGGCCATCGCCGCGTCGGTAGCGGCAGGGTTCTTGACGGTATGGCCCATGCTCTCGGGTGTGGACCAGGGTCCGACTACATCGCCAGAAGTTGCGATGACGCAAGTGCAGGCCGTGCCGTCTGAGGGGGGTCTGGAGCGTGTGGCCTCGGAAGGCACCGCCGCAGGGCAGGCGAGTGCCCTGGATGCCAGTGATCGTCGGCGGCTCAACGCGTATTTTGTCAATCACAGCGAGCATGCAGCGGGCGGTCAGCTGGGCGGCACGCTGAAGTACGCAAGAATTGTGGGTCATGGTAGCGACAAGTAA
- the rpoE gene encoding RNA polymerase sigma factor RpoE has product MTTASADKELVERVQAGDKQAFDLLVLKYQHKLVKLVSRYVHDHAEALDVSQEAFIKAYRALPKFRGDSSFYTWLYRIGINTAKNHLVSQGRRPPDNDIDAQDAERYDIESRLKDQESPEALAQRDQVQETVVSAIGDLPEDLRTAITLREFEGLTYEEIAQAMDCPIGTVRSRIFRAREAIDKRLRPLLSDTDG; this is encoded by the coding sequence ATGACGACCGCCAGTGCGGACAAGGAGTTAGTGGAGCGTGTACAGGCTGGTGACAAGCAGGCCTTCGATTTGTTGGTGCTCAAGTATCAACACAAATTGGTGAAGCTTGTTTCCCGATACGTACATGATCACGCCGAAGCGCTGGACGTCTCTCAGGAAGCGTTCATCAAGGCCTACCGAGCGTTACCCAAGTTCCGCGGCGACAGTAGTTTTTACACCTGGCTGTATCGCATTGGCATCAATACCGCGAAAAACCACCTGGTCTCGCAAGGTCGGCGTCCCCCGGATAATGATATCGATGCGCAGGATGCGGAACGATATGACATCGAATCGCGTCTCAAGGATCAGGAGTCGCCAGAGGCGCTGGCTCAGCGGGACCAAGTGCAAGAAACGGTTGTTAGCGCGATCGGTGATCTGCCTGAGGACTTGCGCACGGCCATTACGCTGAGGGAGTTCGAGGGATTGACTTACGAGGAAATTGCTCAGGCAATGGACTGCCCCATCGGGACCGTGCGATCGCGGATTTTTCGCGCTCGCGAAGCAATCGACAAGCGGTTAAGGCCGTTGTTGTCAGATACGGATGGATAG